The Gillisia sp. Hel_I_86 genome has a segment encoding these proteins:
- a CDS encoding TonB-dependent receptor domain-containing protein, whose product MKTITTLLMAFICSISFGQDFTGKIIDKQNLPISFANIIAKDKADNSLITGVISDENGDFSIDLNNENFYLEISFVGFATKKIYPIEPTIGNIVLEEEGQQLQGVMITARKKLIQQKVDRLVFNVENTVAGTGGTALDALKATPSVNVDTDNLAIVGKGSVRVMVNDRIVQLSGNELSAYLSTIASDDIKSIEVITTPPSKYDAEGNSGLINIVLKKSKENSWNNQLRTSYTQATYPLFNFGNTFNYNKDKVNLIASLNGTKGNTARFDQYDIVYPSASTETNLDVKNKENMISGRLGLDYNVTDNATVGILYTGSFENKSINDDGRTLINDGNGTFTINQGNAERTNKNHSINAHYIQKLDTLGRKLSIDIDYFNFNNSFDRNFSNEQFITNPSFFEAENNTNQDIKNYSGKIDMEHPSEWANFSYGVKTTLTKTDSDVNFLNMTTGIPVFDPTQSNEFIYSENINAIYADMSKPLGEKWQTKIGLRFENTQTKGVSKTNDQTDTNSYNKLFPSVFVGYNPNSENMFNLSYSKRIQRPSFERLNPFRFYISPISYQEGNPFLQPQISDNLEVTHTYKGKLISKAFVSYVDDGSFNIIEAEDGDQQRIVITFDNFYTAYNYGLTETFIYNPTKWWNTMTQATLSKMDTRYKDGFDLDAKLLSGWNFQLYNRNTFHLNKAKTVQAETTLIYASPQKLMYFSVSEMVSLDLGLKFSLLDKKLNCTVAVNDILKRKATSVNTKTNGIDQTYLNYFDTQNVKISLNYSFGNKKIKVEQRNSGNEEEQNRAKNN is encoded by the coding sequence ATGAAAACCATAACAACACTTTTAATGGCTTTTATTTGTTCGATCAGTTTCGGACAAGACTTCACAGGAAAAATAATTGATAAACAAAATCTACCTATTTCATTTGCTAACATTATAGCAAAAGACAAAGCGGATAATTCACTGATTACAGGTGTAATTTCTGATGAAAACGGTGATTTTTCTATCGATTTAAACAATGAAAATTTTTATTTAGAAATTAGTTTTGTAGGATTTGCCACAAAAAAAATATATCCTATTGAACCTACTATCGGAAACATCGTTTTAGAGGAAGAAGGACAACAACTACAAGGGGTAATGATTACTGCTCGTAAAAAACTTATTCAACAAAAAGTGGATAGATTGGTTTTTAACGTAGAAAATACAGTTGCAGGCACTGGTGGAACCGCGCTTGATGCACTAAAAGCTACACCAAGTGTAAATGTAGATACTGACAATTTAGCCATTGTAGGGAAAGGAAGTGTACGGGTAATGGTCAATGATAGAATTGTACAATTATCAGGAAATGAATTAAGTGCATATCTGAGTACTATCGCATCCGATGACATTAAAAGTATTGAAGTTATTACAACGCCACCATCAAAATATGATGCTGAGGGCAATAGTGGACTTATTAATATTGTCCTGAAAAAATCAAAGGAAAATAGCTGGAATAACCAATTAAGAACTTCTTACACCCAAGCAACATATCCGTTATTTAATTTTGGAAACACATTTAACTATAATAAAGACAAAGTTAATTTAATTGCTTCGTTGAATGGGACTAAAGGAAACACTGCACGATTTGATCAATATGATATTGTGTATCCATCTGCCTCGACCGAAACAAATCTTGATGTAAAAAATAAAGAGAATATGATCTCAGGTAGGTTGGGTTTAGATTACAATGTGACGGATAATGCTACTGTAGGAATTTTATATACAGGGTCGTTTGAAAATAAAAGTATTAACGATGATGGAAGAACATTAATAAATGATGGTAATGGAACGTTTACAATTAATCAAGGTAACGCCGAGAGAACAAACAAAAACCACTCAATAAATGCGCATTACATTCAAAAATTAGATACACTTGGCAGAAAACTATCTATTGATATTGATTATTTTAATTTTAACAATTCTTTTGATAGAAACTTTAGCAATGAACAATTTATTACAAATCCTAGTTTTTTTGAAGCGGAAAATAACACCAATCAAGATATTAAAAATTACAGTGGTAAAATAGATATGGAACACCCAAGTGAGTGGGCAAATTTTTCTTACGGAGTAAAAACTACACTAACAAAAACAGATAGTGACGTAAATTTTCTCAATATGACAACAGGCATACCAGTTTTTGACCCAACTCAAAGTAATGAGTTTATCTATTCTGAAAACATTAATGCAATATATGCAGATATGTCTAAGCCATTAGGTGAAAAATGGCAAACAAAAATCGGGCTTCGTTTTGAAAATACGCAAACCAAAGGCGTTTCAAAAACAAACGATCAAACCGATACCAACTCATACAATAAACTATTTCCATCGGTATTTGTAGGATATAATCCAAATAGTGAAAATATGTTCAATCTGAGTTATAGCAAAAGAATTCAACGCCCCAGTTTTGAGCGTTTAAATCCGTTTCGTTTTTACATAAGTCCAATTTCGTATCAAGAAGGAAATCCTTTTTTACAGCCACAAATTTCTGATAATTTAGAAGTTACACATACGTATAAAGGAAAACTCATCAGTAAAGCATTTGTAAGTTATGTAGATGATGGATCTTTCAACATTATCGAAGCGGAAGATGGAGACCAACAAAGAATAGTAATAACATTTGACAATTTTTATACAGCTTATAATTACGGGTTAACCGAAACTTTCATATATAACCCAACCAAATGGTGGAATACCATGACCCAGGCAACATTATCAAAAATGGACACACGCTACAAAGATGGATTTGATTTAGACGCCAAATTGTTAAGTGGCTGGAACTTCCAGTTATATAACAGAAACACATTCCATTTGAACAAAGCAAAAACCGTACAAGCGGAAACAACACTTATTTACGCTTCGCCACAAAAATTGATGTATTTTTCAGTATCAGAAATGGTTAGTCTTGATTTAGGTTTAAAGTTTTCGTTACTGGATAAAAAACTAAATTGCACAGTAGCTGTGAACGATATATTAAAGCGCAAAGCAACTAGTGTTAATACCAAGACCAACGGCATAGACCAAACATACCTTAACTATTTTGATACTCAAAATGTAAAAATTAGCTTAAACTATAGCTTTGGTAACAAAAAAATAAAAGTTGAGCAACGTAATTCTGGAAACGAAGAAGAACAAAATAGAGCAAAAAATAACTAA
- a CDS encoding haloacid dehalogenase type II, translated as MTTKPKLLIFDVNETLLDMSPLEQSINQALKNEWAFDIWFPTLLHYSLVETLTENYRDFSEIAAATLKMVAHKLDVQLSEEKVKKVLSPITKLSAYPEVAKSLDILSNNGFKLVALSNGKPQVVQDQLKYAKIHHFFDKVLSVEEVKNYKPHVSTYHCAYSLMNILPEDSMLIAAHGWDIAGAKRAGLKAGFIERSGKSLYPLAIEPEITGASLAEITNFLLSI; from the coding sequence ATGACCACAAAACCTAAATTATTGATTTTCGATGTAAATGAAACCTTATTGGATATGTCTCCCTTAGAGCAGTCCATTAACCAAGCTCTCAAAAATGAATGGGCTTTCGATATTTGGTTTCCGACCTTGCTTCACTATTCATTGGTGGAGACCCTCACAGAAAATTATAGGGACTTTTCAGAGATCGCTGCTGCAACCTTAAAAATGGTTGCTCATAAACTAGATGTACAACTTTCAGAAGAGAAAGTAAAGAAGGTGTTAAGTCCGATAACTAAATTATCTGCTTATCCAGAGGTTGCTAAATCCTTGGACATCTTAAGCAACAATGGTTTTAAATTAGTTGCGTTATCCAATGGGAAACCACAGGTAGTACAGGATCAATTAAAATATGCCAAGATTCATCATTTTTTTGATAAAGTATTGAGTGTAGAGGAAGTAAAGAATTACAAACCTCATGTTTCTACCTACCACTGTGCATATTCCTTAATGAATATTTTACCCGAAGACAGTATGCTTATTGCAGCTCACGGATGGGATATAGCTGGAGCGAAGCGGGCAGGGCTAAAGGCGGGATTTATTGAAAGATCCGGAAAATCCCTATACCCACTTGCTATAGAGCCGGAAATTACTGGAGCCTCATTAGCGGAGATCACTAATTTCCTATTGAGTATTTAA
- a CDS encoding YSC84-related protein, whose amino-acid sequence MKVLKTSLVALMVITMASCGTSKNTAADIMADSRDAKASVSANNPEIAALFNNSVGYAIFPNVGKGAYIIGAASGNGTVYEKGNLVGYASLKQVDIGLQAGGKAFIEVIFFQTQQALDDFKKGNYELSANASAVLLEEGVSRDVEFRNGVGIVTKAKAGAMAGISVGGQKFDFDPI is encoded by the coding sequence ATGAAAGTATTAAAAACAAGTTTAGTTGCCTTAATGGTAATTACGATGGCAAGTTGTGGGACTAGTAAGAATACCGCCGCCGATATCATGGCAGATTCTAGAGATGCCAAAGCTAGTGTTTCAGCAAATAATCCTGAAATTGCTGCATTGTTCAACAATTCTGTAGGATATGCAATTTTCCCCAATGTTGGTAAAGGTGCCTATATTATAGGTGCTGCCTCAGGTAATGGAACCGTTTATGAAAAAGGAAATTTAGTAGGATATGCAAGCCTTAAACAAGTAGATATTGGATTACAAGCTGGGGGAAAAGCTTTTATTGAAGTGATTTTTTTCCAAACTCAACAAGCTTTAGATGATTTTAAGAAAGGGAATTATGAGTTATCTGCGAATGCTTCAGCAGTTCTATTAGAAGAGGGAGTATCCAGAGATGTTGAATTTAGAAATGGAGTTGGGATTGTAACCAAAGCAAAAGCAGGTGCCATGGCAGGAATATCTGTTGGTGGACAAAAATTTGATTTTGATCCTATATAA
- a CDS encoding LacI family DNA-binding transcriptional regulator, with translation MRSKITLKELAKLLNVSVSTVSKSLNGSPEISENTVKRVKELAELHNYSPNLTAINLKRQSTGNIAVIVPNISNTFFAKVLGGIQAEARKLGYQVITYISNESLTVEKQIMDLVSNGIADGILISLSAETQTTKNYDHIYRLTEYEIPVVLFDRINVALVLDKVGVDDMQSIYNAVQYLKSKGLSKIGLVCSIGDLGLAQARIEGYRAAMGDLHVPLKEEFLIVSKDSRVLTKQLDLLLENHKMEAFVTLDYLSTLLTSRVVQEKDLKIPQDIKIIGYVNEDFAPFLWPSISYIDQHPIKIGEEATQLLMERIKKPQPKNVEEKVLKTEIIHLDSTDF, from the coding sequence ATGCGATCTAAAATCACTTTAAAAGAACTGGCTAAATTGTTGAATGTTTCCGTGTCTACAGTCTCCAAATCCTTGAACGGAAGCCCAGAGATTAGTGAGAATACTGTAAAAAGGGTTAAAGAATTGGCAGAACTCCATAATTATAGTCCCAATCTTACCGCAATAAATTTAAAACGCCAGAGCACTGGAAACATCGCAGTGATTGTTCCCAATATTTCCAATACTTTTTTCGCAAAAGTGTTGGGCGGAATACAAGCAGAGGCCAGAAAACTCGGATATCAAGTAATTACCTATATTTCCAATGAATCCTTGACTGTAGAAAAACAGATTATGGATCTCGTTTCGAACGGTATAGCCGATGGCATATTGATTTCGCTGTCTGCCGAAACCCAAACCACCAAAAATTACGATCACATTTATAGATTGACCGAATATGAGATCCCAGTGGTTTTATTCGACCGAATTAATGTAGCACTAGTATTGGATAAAGTTGGGGTAGACGATATGCAAAGCATCTATAATGCAGTACAGTATTTGAAATCTAAAGGACTTTCTAAAATTGGGTTGGTTTGTAGCATTGGCGATCTGGGCTTGGCTCAAGCAAGGATAGAGGGGTATAGGGCCGCGATGGGCGATCTCCATGTACCCTTGAAAGAGGAATTTTTAATAGTATCCAAAGATTCCCGGGTTTTAACAAAACAACTCGACCTTCTGCTGGAGAATCATAAGATGGAAGCTTTTGTTACCTTGGATTATTTGAGCACCCTTTTAACATCCAGAGTGGTACAAGAAAAAGACCTCAAAATCCCCCAGGACATCAAAATCATTGGATATGTTAATGAAGATTTCGCACCCTTCCTTTGGCCTTCCATCTCCTATATAGATCAGCATCCCATAAAAATAGGAGAAGAAGCTACGCAATTGCTAATGGAAAGGATAAAAAAACCACAACCTAAAAATGTGGAGGAAAAAGTTTTAAAAACCGAAATCATACATTTGGATTCTACAGATTTTTAG
- a CDS encoding sensor histidine kinase — protein MDITNTILKFVKVYILSFFIFTLIGLIVDYAVLRVLLGNKLEYDIITRLRNTLSVAFILVDVFALTSAFLYFRQSQKTALELEQTEKEKATLQSQMLQKNLEPHFLFNNLSILSGLAKNRPEQIESFIDDFSDVYRYYLKHGKKQLAELKDELSFLKNYMNLIEKRFGNTYQIENSIENTDGFIIPCSLQLCVENAIKHNRGSNKIPLVISLSRKEDTIVVKNKLNKVDFTLGTGTGNDYLKRQYQLNFNKDVIFTETNNEFIVEIPLVLEI, from the coding sequence ATGGATATCACAAACACAATCCTAAAATTCGTGAAGGTTTATATTTTATCTTTTTTTATATTTACTCTTATAGGTCTAATTGTCGATTATGCTGTTTTACGTGTTCTGTTAGGTAATAAACTAGAATATGATATCATAACTAGATTAAGAAATACGCTCTCAGTTGCATTTATACTTGTTGATGTTTTTGCGCTTACTTCAGCATTTTTATATTTCAGGCAATCCCAAAAAACCGCATTAGAATTAGAACAAACCGAAAAAGAAAAAGCGACTTTACAATCGCAAATGCTCCAAAAGAATCTAGAGCCTCATTTTCTATTCAATAATTTGAGTATTTTATCAGGATTGGCAAAAAATAGGCCTGAACAAATTGAAAGCTTTATCGACGATTTTTCGGATGTATATCGGTACTATTTAAAACACGGAAAAAAGCAACTGGCCGAGTTGAAGGATGAACTTTCATTCTTGAAAAATTATATGAATTTGATAGAAAAACGATTTGGAAATACGTATCAAATTGAAAATAGTATCGAAAATACAGATGGTTTTATCATTCCTTGTTCGTTACAATTATGCGTAGAAAATGCAATAAAACACAATAGAGGGAGTAATAAAATTCCGCTGGTGATTTCACTTTCACGAAAGGAGGATACTATTGTGGTCAAGAACAAACTTAACAAAGTGGATTTTACGCTCGGAACAGGAACGGGAAATGATTATTTAAAACGCCAATATCAACTCAATTTTAACAAAGACGTTATTTTTACAGAAACTAATAATGAATTTATTGTTGAAATCCCCTTAGTTTTAGAAATATGA
- a CDS encoding LytR/AlgR family response regulator transcription factor, with protein MKVLIIEDEAINIEIISDLILRYNDKIEIVASLQSKEEVEKWYQTNEQVDVVFSDIELLDGNVFSLLKTNIIKSPIIFTTAYNTFYQDAFDVNGIAYILKPISYNKFYKAMEKFESLQNKEVDWNKIAETIDGLNNNYKERIILKTKTEIKILSTNYTGAILSNSGKCIAIDENGKENEFRYKLSDLIKELNPKEFFKINRGEIVNIKFIEKIEPYFGDRLAISIKNYKQHLITSASATSEFRKWIE; from the coding sequence ATGAAAGTACTGATCATAGAAGACGAAGCCATAAATATTGAAATCATTTCAGACCTTATTCTTCGATATAACGACAAAATAGAAATTGTAGCTTCGTTACAAAGCAAGGAAGAAGTCGAAAAATGGTATCAAACCAATGAACAAGTAGATGTAGTGTTTTCTGATATTGAACTGTTGGACGGAAATGTATTTTCGCTATTGAAAACCAATATTATAAAATCCCCGATTATATTTACAACTGCCTATAACACTTTTTACCAAGATGCTTTCGATGTAAACGGAATAGCGTATATACTAAAACCCATAAGCTATAACAAGTTTTATAAAGCAATGGAAAAGTTTGAAAGCCTCCAAAATAAAGAGGTTGATTGGAATAAAATAGCGGAAACCATAGACGGATTAAACAACAATTACAAAGAACGCATCATTTTAAAGACCAAGACGGAAATAAAAATTTTAAGCACAAATTATACTGGAGCAATTTTATCCAATTCAGGAAAATGCATCGCGATTGACGAAAATGGAAAAGAGAATGAATTTCGCTACAAGTTATCCGATTTAATAAAAGAGTTAAACCCAAAAGAATTTTTTAAAATTAATCGTGGTGAAATCGTAAATATCAAGTTCATCGAAAAAATTGAGCCTTACTTTGGAGACAGATTGGCAATTTCAATCAAAAACTACAAACAGCATTTAATTACAAGCGCATCTGCAACAAGCGAATTTAGAAAATGGATTGAGTAA
- a CDS encoding FAD-containing oxidoreductase, with translation MDIKKFDAIIIGTGQAGPPLAASLAKNGLSTLIIEKAHLGGTCVNVGCTPTKAYVASARRAFIAKNSSNLGIEIEGKVEVNLKTIKARKDKIIQDSRDGLNKMLTETEGITLLKGTAKFKDANTVEVDGKTFTADKFYINVGGRARIPEGFKEVNCLTNTSILELEEIPEHLIIVGGGYIGLEFGQMFRRFGSKVTILESGDQLLKREDNDIAEGIAEIFKNEDIDIRLNAECISAKNVGDQIEVNINCTEGSPSIIGSHLLIATGRIPNTDSLNLEKIGVKMDKRGYIKVNNELQSNLPHIWALGDCNGQGAFTHTAYNDFQIVNSHLFQENKRMLSDRFMCYAAFIDPPIARVGLNEKEIKEKGLKAKVATRAMSKIARAKEMGETQGKLKIFIEEKTEKILGATFLGTGADEYIHSIIDLMYADAPYTVIRDAVHIHPTVSELIPTMLENPKPIN, from the coding sequence GTAGGGTGTACGCCTACGAAAGCTTATGTAGCAAGTGCGAGAAGGGCCTTTATCGCAAAAAATAGTTCTAATTTAGGTATTGAAATTGAAGGGAAAGTTGAAGTAAACCTCAAAACGATCAAGGCTAGGAAAGATAAAATTATTCAAGATTCCAGAGATGGCTTGAACAAGATGCTGACAGAAACTGAGGGTATCACATTATTAAAAGGAACTGCAAAATTTAAAGACGCAAATACAGTGGAAGTAGATGGCAAAACCTTTACTGCAGATAAATTCTATATCAATGTTGGTGGGAGAGCCAGAATTCCTGAAGGCTTCAAGGAAGTGAACTGTCTTACCAATACCAGTATTCTGGAATTGGAAGAAATTCCCGAACATCTTATTATTGTTGGTGGCGGCTATATCGGGCTCGAATTTGGACAAATGTTTCGCCGTTTTGGGAGTAAAGTCACAATTTTGGAAAGCGGAGATCAATTACTGAAACGCGAGGATAATGATATTGCTGAAGGGATTGCCGAGATCTTTAAAAATGAAGATATAGACATCAGGTTAAATGCCGAATGCATAAGTGCAAAAAATGTAGGAGATCAAATTGAAGTTAATATTAATTGTACTGAAGGATCTCCTTCTATTATCGGTTCCCATTTATTAATCGCTACTGGAAGAATTCCAAATACAGATAGCCTTAATCTCGAGAAGATTGGAGTGAAAATGGATAAAAGAGGCTATATTAAAGTGAATAATGAACTTCAATCCAACCTTCCACATATTTGGGCTCTTGGAGATTGCAACGGCCAAGGAGCCTTTACGCATACGGCTTACAACGATTTTCAAATCGTAAATTCTCATCTTTTTCAGGAGAATAAAAGAATGTTATCAGATAGGTTTATGTGCTATGCTGCATTTATAGATCCACCCATTGCAAGAGTTGGTCTTAACGAAAAAGAGATCAAAGAAAAAGGTCTAAAAGCTAAAGTAGCAACCAGAGCCATGTCTAAAATAGCTCGGGCTAAAGAAATGGGTGAAACTCAAGGAAAGCTGAAGATCTTTATTGAAGAAAAAACCGAGAAAATATTGGGCGCAACTTTTCTAGGAACCGGAGCCGATGAGTATATCCATAGCATCATAGACCTAATGTATGCGGATGCCCCTTATACCGTAATTAGGGATGCTGTCCATATTCACCCAACTGTAAGCGAATTGATCCCTACCATGCTGGAGAATCCAAAACCTATAAATTAA